GTGTACCTAAGTTCATGCCAAAACAAATCTGCATGCTCATGAAGAAAAGGTCGCAAGGGTGCGAGAGAATCAGATTCAACACCTACTGGCCCTCGAAAGTTGTCAGTTTTCTTCTCGTATCTTGAGATGAAAAGCGAGGTGGCAACATGTACGATGACAGTGGGATCAGGATCTTTAAGAATAGCTTGCAGTTCCCTTTGTATCCATGGTTCTATCCTCCTTAATATCATTTCTTTTGATTCAGTGCTTCCCAGAATTCGCTGCAAATTTGAAAATAGGAACATTATCCTAAGTCTAGGTACATAACAAGTATGTCTCAATTCTATGAGACACCTTATCTCCTCAGATTCCTTAATTAGTTCACATTCTCCTACTAGAAGGGACAATACCCATGTACCTCAAGTTGAAAGAGCATTTTAAGCAACTGTATAGTCACCGATACGACGTTCTTTTAACAATTAGTATGCTAGTTCTCCACAATGAATAGGACCTGACAAAAGTGTTCATTCAATCGAGCTACTTCCACTTTCAGGAAAATTGAGGACTAATGATTCTGCTTCACTCCATCAGACTTAAATTTTAACTTCACTAATGCCCTCTTTGCATATCAGAATCACTAATCAACATACAAAGTGAATAGTCCATACCAAACAAATAACATGTCATTAGCAAGTAAACCTGCATTAGACCACTCTTCGTAGGAGAAGGAACTGCCCACAACCGCTTTTCATAGATGctgaaataaaatcaaatgaACACACCTTTATTTTGGAGCTAATCTGAATAATCCAGTAACTGACTTTCAAGAAAATACTTAAAATATGGCATCTCTGCCAAATCAAGGAAGCAATTAAAAGTTTGGTCTTAAGCGGCAATACAATACCTGGCACGCCATTGTTTGATTCTTTCATGTATAACATCAACCCCTTCATCATTTACATGCCCAAAAGATCTTCTATTTGGCAACTGCTTATTTTGTGACAGTCTACTTGACTGTTGTCTGGAATTTCTAATTAACCTAAACAACAATTTGGTAGAGCAACTGAATCAACCATACACAAGTATGCCAACAAAAAAAGGTAAGGAAGAATAAATGAATAACAAGTGAAGAAAGTAAATAATCAGAgtaacaaaaatataaaaaaagctGATCAGATATAACGAACATCATTTTCCGCATTTATATCAACTATCAAAAATTGAGAAAAAACAACAATAactaagaaaaaatattttttttacctcTCAACATCAACATGGTGAACGAAAAATTCATTTTCCTCATTATTAGACGTTAGAATAGAGAAACACACTTCTTCCTTACTGTTTTGGTATAAATAGATAGCTAGTGGTAGTTACTATTTAGATTTCAGATCTCAATTCATCTTCTCTGTAAAACCTTGCACATATTCAACGGAGTTTTGCTAGCAAGTTCCATTTGATTTCATTTCTAATATGGTATCAGAGAATTAAAATTCAGCAATGGTGAAACCTAATGCATCACACGTCCAAGCTTCGAATTCTCAGAGTGGGCGAGTTGTTCTCGATGATTCGAGCAGCATATATTTTCTCCAAAATGGCGATCATCCTGGTCTCGTACTCATATCTCACTCACTAGCAAGAAACAATTACAATACCTGGAATCATGCAATGTCTATGACACTCACCGCTAAAAACAAGCTTGGTTTCGTCGATGGTAGGTTTATGCATCCTCCTCTTGAAGATTTGTTGTATGGTTCATGGATCAGATGTAATAGCATGGTGATTTCATGGCTGCTTACTGCTGCTAGACGGGAATTAGCAGACAACCTCATGCACCACACACGAAGTTTGGATCGATCTCTGTGAAAGGTTTCATCAAAGTAATGCACCTCGGATTTTTCAAATCAAAAAGCTATTAACAGGTTTATAGCAAGGTTCAATGGATGTTAGTACTTACTACACTCGTTTGAGGACATTATGGTATGAATTAAAGGATTTCCAACCAGTATCGGTGTGTAGTTGTGGTTCTATAAAGGATTGGGTGAAGTaccaaaatcaagattgtgttATGCAGTTTTTGACGGGGTTGAATGAATCGTATGCTCAGATCCATGCTTAAGTTTTGATGATGGATCTGATTCGTGCCATATCGAAGATTTGTTCATTAGTGTTTCAAAAGGAACGTCAACGATCCATACACTGACATTTCTGGTTCATCATTGGATCGCACCTCACTCCTATCCCCAAATCCGAGTACTACTGCTGTAAAGGATTTTCATATGGTAAAGGTggaaaatcatatcatataaaatGTTCTGGATGTCACTATCCGGGTCATACCATTGATAAGTGCTACCAAGTGCATGGATATCCATCTAGTCACCCAAAATACAAACAGAAGCCACCTGCATCCAAGGTTCATGCAAATCATCTCAGGGCTGCTGAAACTCAATCAAATTCACAATCGGACTCGATCAGCAATGTACATGATTCACCAAGTCCTGAGCAATGCAAGCAGCTCCTTGCCTTCTTGAGTACTCAACCACAGCTTGGCTATGGCACCACAATGGATTCCAAACAGCTTGAACCATCTGCATCTTGCCTCAGTGGTATTTCTTCATTATCCCTTTGTGATTCATCCATTCTAAATAATCATTGGGTTCTTGAAACAGGGGGCAACACATCATATTTGTTGTTCTCTGGCATATTTCCAATCGTACAAAGCCACAAATTCCACTGTCACGCTACCTAACAATTCTACAGTGGCAGCAACACATATAAGATCTGTGTTCCTATCTCCTGACTTGGTGCTAGAGAATGTCCTCTTTGTTCATCAGTTTCATTTCAATCTTATTTCCATCAGCTCTTTGACCGAGCATCTAAAATGTTATGTGTCTTTTTCTTCTGATTCTTGTATCATTCAAGACATCATCAAGGACAGGAGGATTGGGATGGGTAGTCGTGTAGGTAACCTTTATGTTCTGAAAAACTCCAGCATACTCCCTGCGATTTGTAATGTTTTTCTTCCTCAAAGCAAATTGTGGCACTATAGAATGGGGCATCCATCTTTACCTAGATTATTTGTGCTAGGAACTTTACTTCAAAGCAATTCAATaaatcaaaatgatatttttgattGCTTTATTTGTCATTTAGCTAATCAAAAGAGATTGTCATTTACTTCCAACCATCTAACTTGTGATACTCCTTTTGTATTGATTCACAATGATGTTTAGGGTCCCTTTCACTCTTTGAGTGTTGAAGGATACAAGTACTTTAATACCATTGTTGATAACCATACACGTTACACTTgggtttatttgatgaaaacaAAGTCTGATGTTTTAGGAATTTTTCCTGAGTTTTGCAAACTGGTGCAGACTCAATTTGGTTCCAAGGTCAAAGATGTTTGATCTGACAATGCCCCGGAATTTAATTTTTCCACCTAAGTCCGAGGGGATTGTGTCCTATCATTCTGGCGTTGAACGACCACAACAAAACTCTATCGTGGAATGTAAACATCAACACATCTTGAATGTAGCCCGAGCTTCGTTGTTTCATAAATGTTCCTTTGGTCTATTGGAGTGATTGTGTGCTAACTGCAGTGTATCTTATCAACCGGACCCCTTCTTCCCGCATTTCCAACAAAAGTCCTTTTGAGTTATTGTTCAAGAAACTCCCTTCTTATCTCCGCCTTAAATCAATTGGGTGCCTTTGTTATGGTTCCACTCTTTTGAGTCAACGTTCTAAATTTTCTCCCCGAGCCACCAAGTCcgtattccttggatatcctcCAGGTTATATGACTAATAAACTTCTCAACATTGATACTAATGAAGTTTATATATCTCAGGATGTGTTTTTCATGAACAAATCTTCCTTTTCGCAGATCAATCTGCTCCTCCTGATTCTTCTTTGCATTTCTTTTCTGAAAATGTTTTTCCTGCCCATATTGATTTGTCATTAACGTCTCTTGGTTCTTCTTCCGACCAACTTCCCCAAACTCGTTCCAAAAGAGTATCCACCAAGCCTAGCCACTAACGTGACTATCATTGCTATGCTACTTCCTCGTCATCAACCAATCCATCTACTGTCCACCCCCTATCTTCAGTCCTTAGCACCTATAGACTATCTACTCCTTATCGAATTTTTATCAACAACATTTTCTCCATTCATGAGCCTCACGCCCTTTCTCAGGTTGTTCAACATCCGGAGTGGCATCAGGCCATGTCTGATGAGTTGCGTGCTTTAGAGAGCAATGATACTTGGTTCTTTACATCCGGGAAGCAGTGGTTTTAAGTGGGTCTACAAAGACAAGTTTCTGGCGGATGGGACTCTAGAACGATATAAAGCACGGTTAGTAGCAAAAAGGTATACTCAACAAGAAGGTGTGGATTACTttgaaactttttcaccagttgcaaagTTAGTCATTGTTCGAACTTTGCTAGCGTTTGCCGCTGTTCGAGGATGGTCTTTGATGCTGTTTGTAAGCTACAAAAATCTCTTTACGGACTCAAACAAACTTCTCGACAATGGTTAGCTAAGTTTTCTTCCAACCTGCTCAAGTTTGGTTTTGTTCAATCCCATGCGGACAATTCATTGTTTGTTCGCACACATGGTGACATGTTTTTGGCCCTATTAGTCTGTGTGGATTATATAGTAATTGTAACAAATGATACAACTGAAGCTGAGAGTTTGAAAGCCTTCCTGAACATGCAATTCAAGCTAAAAGACTTGGGTGACTTGAAGTACTTCTTGGGCATTGaggtcatatatatatatatatatgtgtgtgtgtgtgtgtgtgtgtgtgtgtgcgcgtgTGTGTAACGCCATTATGCTCTTCAATTGCTCACTAAAGCCGGTCTTATTGGGAGTAAACCACGAACTACTCCCATGGATGCTAATTCAAAACTTAGTCATGATGGTGAGTTGTTAACAGATCCCTCCGTGTATCGTAAGCTCGTGGAAAAGCTACTTATCACCCATCCAAATTTGGTTTATTCAGTAAACAAGTTAACCAGTTTGTTTCTGCCCCAAGATCTACTCATTTACAATCTCTATATTCTATTTTGAGATATGTCAAGGGAACGGCGGGACAGGGCCTGTTTTAAAGCTCCAAGTCTGAAGTCAGATTGCATGTGTTTCGGATTCTGATTGGGCTGCTTGTCCAGATTCACGTCGATCAGTTTCTGGAAGTTGTGTGATGCTTGGCAGCTCGTTAGTTTCATGGAAATCAAAGAAGCAACATACCGTATCAAAATCGTCCGCTGAAGCCGAGTACAGATCCATGGCAAATGCCACTTGTGAAGCAGTATGGATGATTTCCTTGCTCAAAGACCTGCGCAGTATTGTTGACACACCGTTGACACTATTTTGCGACAATCAAGCTGCCATTCATATAGCATCCAACCCTGTGTTCCATGAACGCACAAAGCATATTGAAATTGACTGTCACGTTCATCAAAGCTCTACATGTTGCCTCGCAGTTACAACTTGGAGATTTGTTCACTAAAGCACTCCTTCCAGCTAGATTTCAAGCACTGTTGGTCAAGATGGGAATTGAAAACATACATTCCCCATCTTGAGGGGGAATATTAGACGTTAAAATAGAGAAACGCTTCTTCCTTACTGTTTGGTATAAATAGATAGCAAATTGTAGTTACTATTTAGATTTCAGATCTCAATTCATCTTCTCTGTAAACCCTTGCACACATTCAATG
This region of Primulina eburnea isolate SZY01 chromosome 14, ASM2296580v1, whole genome shotgun sequence genomic DNA includes:
- the LOC140811532 gene encoding uncharacterized protein, encoding MHPRSRKSILKRIADAVLGKSCPICLCQVEIRSAVVLRCMHAYCIGCISRWSELKRSCPLCNARFSYWFCKINFHNNTFGEQRLLPLGSGEAVHSTYRDRRDGLSRRRRSEFFQLQRLIRNSRQQSSRLSQNKQLPNRRSFGHVNDEGVDVIHERIKQWRASIYEKRLWAVPSPTKSGLMQRILGSTESKEMILRRIEPWIQRELQAILKDPDPTVIVHVATSLFISRYEKKTDNFRGPVGVESDSLAPLRPFLHEHADLFWHELRCFAESSFSLEAYDKVVEYK